The Pyricularia oryzae 70-15 chromosome 5, whole genome shotgun sequence genome includes a region encoding these proteins:
- a CDS encoding pyridoxal kinase, with protein sequence MYSELSVPETRVLSVASHVVSGNVGNKIAVFTMQSLGCEVAALNTVQFSNHTGYRQFKGTRVSAGEISDLWEGLKQSHLDDFDMMLSGYIPGAEAVEAVGKIARELKSKGTKDFFWVLDPVMGDNGNLYVAQDVVPAYKGLVEYADLILPNQFEAEVLSEVKIVDLPSLTQAVEVLHTRFGVPHIIITSVTLPHPDHPTETMWVVGSTRTSSGKPRLFKIVFPAIDCYFSGTGDMFAALMVARMRQAVFSSPDHETLKAQKSWVSGDAVDAPELPLAKAAEKVLATMHEILTKTSASMDADMAKVKAALGPEPAADAEAAEYKRNMHLHKSKAAELRLARNLDSLRFPKVELRAVPM encoded by the exons ATGTACTCAGAGCTGTCCGTTCCAGAAACCAGGGTGTTGTCGGTGGCCAGCCAT GTCGTGTCTGG AAATGTGGGCAACAAAATCGCCGTATTTACCATGCAGTCGCTGGGCTGTGAGGTAGCGGCTTTGAATACGGTGCAGTTCA GCAATCACACTGGCTATAGGCAATTCAAGGGGACAAGAGTCTCCGCGGGGGAGATATCGGACCTTTGGGAGGGGCTGAAGCAGTCGCACCTGGACGATTTTGACATGATGCTCTCGGGCTACATACCCGGCGCAGAAGCCGTAGAGGCTGTTGGAAAGATCGCCCGGGAACTCAAGTCCAAGGGGACCAAAGACTTCTTCTGGGTCTTGGATCCCGTCATGGGCGACAATGGGAATCTCTATGTGGCGCAGGATGTCGTGCCGGCATACAAGGGCCTTGTCGAGTACGCTGATCTTATTCTCCCGAATCAGTTTGAGGCCGA AGTCCTTTCTGAGGTCAAGATAGTCGACCTACCGTCCCTCACCCAGGCCGTCGAGGTCCTTCACACCCGGTTTGGCGTCCCCCACATCATCATCACCTCGGTCACGCTGCCGCACCCAGACCATCCCACCGAGACCATGTGGGTGGTGGGATCAACCAGGACGTCTTCAGGGAAACCGCGGCTCTTCAAGATCGTCTTCCCGGCCATTGACTGCTACTTTAGCGGGACGGGCGACATGTTTGCGGCGCTGATGGTTGCACGCATGCGTCAGGCCGTCTTCAGCAGTCCAGATCATGAGACTCTCAAGGCGCAAAAGTCATGGGTCAGCGGCGACGCGGTAGATGCGCCTGAGTTGCCgctggccaaggcggccGAGAAGGTCCTTGCTACGATGCACGAGATCCTGACCAAGACGTCGGCAAGTATGGACGCcgacatggccaaggtcaaggCTGCATTGGGTCCCGAACCAGCAGCAGATGCTGAGGCGGCCGAGTACAAGAGAAATATGCACTTACACAAGTCCAAGGCTGCCGAGCTGAGACTGGCACGAAATCTGGACTCTTTGCGGTTCCCCAAGGTGGAGCTCCGGGCGGTGCCGATGTAG
- a CDS encoding Poly(rC)-binding protein 3, translating into MSTSPTPKTKRPLEDTSSPSRGDQPDAKRPALDKFVRSDEEVKEDVSKEGANGLPPIPASAGVPPMPDTNGSSGKTNGDKADSTKDDAGDAASADTESKPAASTTSANTTQAAAPPADSHDESAWIHIRAVISSPEAATIIGKGGENVSKIRQMSSAKCTVSDYQKGAVERILTVSGIVDAVAKAFGLIIRTLNNEPLSEPSSAHSKTYPLRLLIPHILIGSIIGKGGARIKEIQEASGARLNASDSCLPLSSERSLVVMGVADAVHIATYYVGSTLLEQLNDRFGGPAASAYATRAGGPVGAVPGGMQVVPYLPQPAGGNYGNRDNYGRRPDPRAGQMPPPAAHPYAPQNPYAPHQPNPAVPPHYGAQAGAYGAHVPAPHVGHAGPQVHGAPHQPMHGQMPGPGGASLTQQIYIPNDMVGAIIGKGGQKINEIRQVSGSVIKINEPQDNSNERLVTITGTEECNRMALYMLYSRLESEKHRI; encoded by the exons ATGTCGACCTCACCAACGCCCAAGACCAAACGTCCCCTCGAGGACACCTCTTCGCCCTCAAGAGGTGATCAACCGGACGCGAAACGGCCTGCCCTTGATAAGTTTGTTCGGAGCGATGAAGAAGTCAAAGAAGATGTCTCCAAGGAAGGCGCCAATGGTCTCCCCCCGATCCCTGCTTCGGCCGGCGTACCACCAATGCCCGACACCAATGGGTCTTCTGGAAAGACCAACGGCGACAAGGCGGATAGCACGAAGGACGACGCAGGAGATGCCGCCAGTGCCGACACAGAGTCGAAGCCCGCCGCTAGCACCACAAGCGCAAACACTACCCAAGCAGCTGCTCCTCCTGCTGACTCTCACGATGAGAGCGCTTGGATTCACATTCGAGCTGTTATCTCCAGCCCCGAAGCCGCTACGATAATCGGCAAGGGTGGTGAAAATGTTTCCAAGATTCGCCAAATGTCAAGCGCCAAGTGCACCGTGAGCGACTATCAAAAGGGAGCGGTGGAGCGCATTCTCACAGTTAGCGGGATCGTTGATGCTGTAGCAAAG GCTTTTGGTCTGATCATCCGGACACTCAACAACGAGCCGCTCTCCGAGCCTTCCAGTGCTCACTCTAAGACATACCCATTGCGTTTGCTCATCCCCCACATTTTGATAGGATCAATTATTGGAAAGGGTGGCGCACGCATCAAGGAGATTCAAGAAGCTTCCGGGGCACGTCTGAACGCCTCGGACTCGTGTTTGCCTCTCTCCTCGGAACGTTCCCTGGTCGTTATGGGTGTCGCAGATGCTGTGCACATTGCTACTTACTATGTGGGCAGCACTCTCTTGGAGCAGCTCAATGACAGGTTCGGCGGGCCTGCTGCTTCTGCGTATGCGACTCGTGCTGGTGGTCCCGTTGGAGCCGTCCCCGGTGGCATGCAAGTTGTGCCATACCTCCCTCAGCCAGCCGGCGGCAACTACGGTAACCGCGACAACTATGGGCGTCGGCCCGATCCGCGCGCCGGCCAAATGCCTCCGCCTGCCGCACACCCCTACGCGCCCCAGAACCCATACGCCCCTCACCAACCGAATCCGGCGGTACCTCCTCACTATGGAGCTCAGGCAGGTGCTTACGGAGCCCATGTCCCAGCGCCACACGTTGGACATGCCGGCCCGCAGGTACATGGCGCTCCTCATCAACCGATGCATGGTCAGATGCCAGGCCCCGGTGGTGCCAGCCTGACGCAGCAAATTTACATACCCAATGACATGGTCGGTGCCATCATTGGTAAGGGTGGTCAGAAAATCAACGAAATTCGTCAAGTCAGCGGCAGTGTCATCAAGATCAACGAACCTCAAGACAACAGCAACGAGCGTTTGGTTACAATTACGGGCACGGAGGAGTGCAACCGTATGGCGTTGTACATGCTCTACTCCCGGCTTG AGAGCGAAAAACATCGTATCTAG
- a CDS encoding deoxyuridine 5'-triphosphate nucleotidohydrolase: MNTEQPEALSAVSPPTSPPAKRVKVDTVPIMADQNTAASQPATTTIDQAPPLLIKKLSDKARLPTRGSAFAAGYDLYAAKETTIPARGKALVDTDISMAVPAGTYGRIAPRSGLAAKHFIDTGAGVIDADYRGQVKVLLFNHADADFKVEEGDRVAQLVIERIYTPEVVEVQELEESVRGAGGFGSTGRS; this comes from the exons ATGAACACCGAACAGCCAGAGGCGCTCTCCGCAGTATCCCCGCCAACCTCACCTCCTGCCAAGCGAGTCAAAGTCGATACTGTGCCCATCATGGCCGACCAGAACACCGCAGCTTCCCAGCCGGCCACTACCACCATCGACCAGGCACCCCCGCTTTTGATCAAAAAGCTCTCTGACAAGGCGCGCCTCCCAACCCGCGGCAGCGCCTTTGCGGCTGGTTACGACCTCTACGCTGCCAAAGAGACCACTATCCCGGCCCGGGGCAAGGCTCTCGTGGATACTGACATTAGCATGGCCGTTCCCGCTGGTACCT ACGGTCGTATCGCACCCCGCTCCGGTCTCGCGGCCAAACACTTCATCGACACCGGCGCCGGCGTCATTGATGCCGACTACCGCGGTCAGGTCAAGGTCCTGTTGTTCAACCACGCCGACGCCGACTTCAAGGTCGAGGAGGGTGACCGCGTCGCCCAGCTCGTCATTGAGCGCATCTACACGCCCGAGGTTGTCGAGGTGCAAGAGCTCGAGGAGAGCGTGCGTGGTGCCGGTGGCTTCGGAAGCACTGGCCGTAGCTGA
- a CDS encoding proliferating cell nuclear antigen, with amino-acid sequence MLEARLEQASILKKVVDAIKDLVQDCNFDCNDSGIALQAMDNSHVALVSMMLKAETFSPYRCDRNIALGVNLTSLTKVLRAAQNEDILTVKAEDAPDTLNLSFESSENDRISEYDLKLMDIDQEHLGIPDTDYAATVTMPSAEFRRICTDLLAMSDSVTIDATKDGIKFSCNGDIGSGAVTLRSHTNVEKPAENIEIELTEPVSLTFSLKYLVNFCKASALSGQVKICLSAEVPLLVEYNLSGSSYLRFYLAPKIGDEE; translated from the exons ATGTTAGAGGCACGCTTAGAGCAGGCTAGCATTCTCAAGAAG GTTGTCGATGCGATCAAAGACCTAGTCCAAGATTGCAACTTCGACTGCAATGACTCGGGAATTGCCCTGCAGGCCATGGATAACTCGCACGTCGCCCTGGTTTCCATGATGCTCAAGGCCGAGACCTTCTCGCCGTACCGCTGCGATCGCAACATCGCGTTGGGCGTCAACCTGACGTCGTTGACAAAGGTGCTGCGCGCGGCGCAGAACGAGGACATCCTGACCGTCAAGGCCGAGGATGCACCCGACACCCTGAACTTGAGCTTCGAGAGCTCCGAGAACGACCGCATCAGCGAGTACGACCTGAAGCTCATGGACATTGACCAGGAGCACCTGGGTATTCCCGACACCGACTACGCTGCCACAGTGACCATGCCCAGCGCCGAGTTCCGCCGCATCTGCACCGATCTGCTGGCCATGTCGGACTCTG TTACTATCGATGCTACCAAGGACGGGATCAAGTTCTCTTGCAACGGTGACATTGGCAGTGGTGCCGTAACGCTCCGCAGCCACACCAACGTAGAGAAGCCGGCCGAGAACATTGAGATTGAGTTGACTGAGCCCGTGAGCTTGACTTTCTCGCTCAAGTACCTGGTCAACTTCTGTAAAGCCTCGGCATTGTCCGGTCAGGTAAAGATCTGCCTGTCGGCAGAGGTTCCCCTCCTGGTCGAATACAACCTTTCCGGCAGCAGCTATTTGCGATTCTACCTGGCGCCAAAG ATTGGCGACGAGGAGTAA